A window of Clostridia bacterium contains these coding sequences:
- a CDS encoding corrinoid protein, producing the protein MDRAEVLKQVADKVIDGDPRGIDEVIAKALQAMIPPRDILEEGLMAGMRVVGRQFRDNDVYVPEVIMASRAMAKGIKLLRPFLADSFLGNRGKVVIGTVHYDLHDLGKSVVAIMLQGAGFAVVDLGVDIPASRFVEAVEKERPNILALSATLTTTLPYMREAVQAVRKVPAGRQIKVLVGGLPVTPSFAKSIGADAYGVDANVAVQKALAIMG; encoded by the coding sequence ATGGATAGGGCCGAAGTGCTTAAGCAGGTGGCTGACAAAGTAATTGATGGCGATCCTCGGGGCATTGACGAGGTGATAGCCAAAGCTTTGCAGGCCATGATACCCCCAAGAGATATCCTTGAGGAAGGCTTAATGGCTGGCATGCGCGTCGTTGGCCGCCAGTTTCGGGACAACGACGTCTATGTCCCCGAGGTGATTATGGCCTCGCGGGCGATGGCCAAGGGGATTAAGCTCTTGCGCCCGTTTTTGGCGGACTCCTTTTTAGGCAACCGTGGCAAGGTGGTCATCGGCACAGTTCACTACGACCTCCACGACTTGGGCAAATCTGTAGTTGCCATCATGCTCCAAGGGGCAGGGTTTGCAGTGGTGGACCTTGGGGTCGACATCCCCGCCAGTCGCTTTGTGGAGGCGGTGGAAAAGGAAAGGCCCAACATTTTGGCTTTGTCAGCTACCCTGACTACAACTTTGCCATACATGCGCGAGGCGGTACAAGCGGTTCGGAAGGTACCGGCCGGTCGCCAAATCAAGGTTCTGGTAGGGGGCCTTCCAGTTACCCCTAGTTTTGCTAAGAGCATCGGCGCTGATGCTTATGGTGTGGATGCCAACGTTGCTGTTCAAAAGGCGCTGGCTATTATGGGTTGA